Within Limanda limanda chromosome 1, fLimLim1.1, whole genome shotgun sequence, the genomic segment TATGAAATCTGATTTTTAAGTCTGTGCGTAAGTTTTCAGTTTTTACGCGTTATTGTGTCCCCCGGTGTGAGTgtgtactatatatatattgtcagtttgtgcgtgtgtgttagtatgtgtgtgcaaatagccccccccccccctcccctttcccACCCTTTATTGTTGTGTGCTTGTGCACGCGCGTCCTGAAGAGGGTATTGTAATAAACTGTGCAATTTTTCAGAATCAGTTTTGCAGCCCTGGCCCCCACCTCctatacacccccccccctccccctccaccaccaccaccgccaatactttcttttctttccctcccccctcttacacccccccccctctttttttgGCCCAACAAGAGAGTTTAGAAAAGAAGCGTGGGTTCTATTCAgcctcccccccacctcttcCCCATCGCCAGGCTTTCTGAAACCTATCCATGCCCTGCCACTGCGATCCAGAGTCCAATTAGCGCTTTGtgaggactctctctctctctctctctctctctctctctctctctctctctctctctctctctctctctctctctctctcctctctctctctctctctctctcactttactCGAGGGGCTTTCCAGTCATAGCTGAGTGTAATAATTAATATGACATCTGGGCGCCCAAGTTCCAATTTAACCACTTTCTGTGTtgtctctcttttccctccttcCTGTAGGGATCGTTCTCTCTGTAGAAGATAATAGAGGAAAGACTCATAAGCAGCCATTGATAGTATGTGTGTGAGGGATTATCATTCCATTGGTTTGtcattaaaaacagtttttactctCAGTTATGTTTAGATTCAGCAGGTGCATAATGTTTAAAGACTCATATGTTCAACCAGACTTCTAAGAGCAGTTACTCTTAACTTTTatcatgtatttgtttattaacaTACAAAATACATCTGTACAAAAAAGTTGCAACATGATGATTTGATGAAAGACTTCTTGAACTTGTTGTAGACTAAAAAAAGACTTGGACAGAGAACTGACAAATACCCATGAAGCCTATGTTTGGTTATGACATATTGGAAATTGTTCATCATattgaaaaacagacaattaaatacaacatgaaaagaaaaagaataatgaaatatataaatccgtctcccacacaaaaacaatgacTTTATGGCTTTATTCAAATGCAGATTTGTGTGATGGACTTCTGTCTCCTCTGAGATCTTTGTGTAAACATCTCCTCCCTCTTGTCTGTGCTCTCTCCATACAGCCTATGGCTCTATCGTGAGAAGATGTGAGAGAGCAGCGCCCTCCAGTGGACAGTAGAGGCAGCCTGTCAAGTGTTTTCCCCCCAGAGATCACAGCTTGTGATGAAACACTTGTGGAGAGAGTTTGAATCATCTCTAGATTAGAGAGTATTAACTTTGAACTTCTTCGGATAGATATGATAAGAGTCAAACTTTCCCCATGTGAGGTGTGACAACGTCTGTtctgaccatagactgtatatatctGACTCAAGGGCCTGACTCGTCTGTACCTGGATGAGGGGCCACACACATCATCCAGTACTGGGGGAAGTTTCAGCCACTTTAGATGAACAGCCTCTCACCCATCATCACCAGGGCTTCGTCTGATTGTCAACAAACCCAAATGTCTTCTCCTGAGACGAGGAGAACCAggagtcctgcagcagatgaTCTGGTTAGGACAGAGTCTGGATCCTAACACCATGGATTCAGTCTGAGAAGACAAGAGACACTGGGACAGAATTAACCCAAAGAACAATTGTGGAAAGttaattgataaataaaaatattcttGACATTATTTCTTACAACCACTTTGCCTTTAGCGTCTAAAACAGTCCCAGTACTGTTCTTTCCTATCGTGACATTCAAagagaataataaatatttatttaaatatccaATCCTCTATGCAATAAAATATATGTTATAATACACGTGTATTAATAATATTAGAGGAGGGAGCAGTGGTAAGTTTCGCGAAACTGATCTTATTTTGTCTTTGCTGGGCTTCCGTAGACTTCAGGTCCCGTGGTTTTGTTTACCATCAGggggagagtgtgtgtataGAGTCATTACTTATACACCTGTTTCTCTATAAATACGTGCTTATACTTACTTTTACTATATACATGTACTTATACAGGTTTATTGTATCGTGAGGCTAACGTCATGCTAACGTTTATTTAATCCTTCCCGGGAGCAAACAGTAGCTACGCTAGCTGTTAGCACCGAGCTAGCTCTCTGTGCTAACATGAGAAGTTAGCTTaatgtctctgtggttgttatTAATAAACTTCTGTTAGCGATGAGATCTTTGAACTACGTGCAGAGGGTCAGTCTGGATTTCACCGGGACGTTGTTCCCTCACGCCATCTGTCTGGGGGACGCGGACAACGACTCGGTAAAGAGAATACGACACTTTAGATTGTTTATCATTATTCTTCCACAGCTTCAGCCTCATTTAAAgtggatttaaatttaaagtttCCTCTGAATGTTTGAATATCGAGTCCAACAACTGTTAAAATACACGTGCAGATGATAAAGTACATATTTAAAAGTGCACTGTATTTTCAAGTTCCACTGGAAGACTTTTGCATATAAagaaaactttaatttaaatgtcaATTAAAAAATTCGTCAGTTATTTTAATGATGCAGAAATGTTGAGACAAACAGAATAGATCAAATTATGTCATATTCTAAATGTATTCGTCAAAAAAAAGGACCTTaacttatatacatatatatatatattaaaaaaagaccccaaaaaacaaacacactgaggctAAATCCAGAATAAACAGAAGTTAGTTAAAAGAGGTGAATCTATGAATAATCATGAGGATGAATTGAAAGCATAAAACATAGTTTACCCTTCCATCCTGATATTGTTGTTGTCTCCTGAGGATGTGCAAACACTAGTTTACAGCTTCTCTTCCACATGTTATCATTTATTAAgatgataaattaaaaagtaaagtatGTCCGACGCGTTATGAAGATCAAAAGCAGGATAAGCAGCACGTTTCAAGTCATTTTTCTGTGGTGCTCTTAACAGCAGTGTTCATAATATAACTTCCTTGTGTATTAAAGCAGAATAAACAAGTTGTTGTCTCTTTTTGCTGCAGCTGAACGAGCTGGTTGTGGGAGACACCAGTGGGAAGCTGCTTGTGTATAAGAACGATGACCCCAAGCCCTGGGTCACACGCTCCTGTGTGGGGATGGTCAGTACTTtaagatcactgtcctcaaaacTCTTGAGAGTGAATTTGATTTTATCTCACatctgtgatttgtttttttgcagctgACGTGTGTCGCGGTTGGAGACGTGTGCAACAAAGGGAAAGTAAGGAAATTATGAATGAGCGGCAGCACCGTGTCAGGATTATTCAGACAGGGACGTTCTCAatgtcctgtgtgtttctgcgtGTCTGTCAGAACCTGGTGGTGGCTGTGGGCGCCGAGGGCTGGTTCCACCTCTTCGACCTGACCGCCGCCGCTGCCAACAAATCGGATTCCTCCAGCCAGCACGATTCGCTGTGCTCCGACGACCAGCGGCCCTTCTTCACCCAGCACATTCCTGCCAACACCAAAGTCATCCTCATCAGGGATATCGGTAAATGTCGACGACCTCAACCTGTTCatcgtgtttgttttaaaaagatTTCGACTgcagagtgtatgtgtgtgtgtgtttgcagatgggGACGGACGCAATGAGCTGGTGGTGGGCTACACAGACCGGGTGGTGCGAGCTTTCCGCTGGGAGGAGCCATCCGAGGGTTCGGACCTGGGAACGAGTCAGCTGGTTCTGCTGAAGAAATGGCTTCTGGAGGGTCAGGTACGCTGTCATCAAGTTTCACACTAATAGAGTTTTATTCACGCAGAAGGAGATATTTATCACCACTAGTGTTATTCATGGTTTCCTCTCATGCTCCAGATTCTTTGGTTTCTAATCAAGCTCCTGACCTTGTTCATCTTTGCCTAAGAGGcccaaaatataatttaacatgaagacatttttaaaagatgatTTCCTTTGCTCTTGCAGGTGGACAGTCTGTCTGTGAATCCAGGTCCGGAGGGTTTACCAGAGCTCATGGTGTCTCAGCCCGGCTGCGGCTACGCCATCCTGCTTTGCTCCTGGACACAACAAGACTCCTCCAGCTCTGGAGATGATGCTTCTTCCACCCCTGGGAggtagaccccccccccccccttcataaTACTAAAGTTATGTAAAGTGATTGGTTATTTTCTCTACATGCTTtgatttctctgctctcagTGAAGGGCCTTCCAGAGACATAGTTCTACATCTGACCACCGGGCGGATTCACAACAAGAACGTTTCCACTCATCTCATAGGCAGCATAAGCAAAGGTAGCAAACAGTCAATCCACGAGTTGTATCATATGGAAGATGGCCATAAATGAGATCTGAAAGATTTGAATGAACACATTTTGATCCACAATccttgtttcttcatcaggttCTAAAGAGGAATCTTCTAAATGTGGACTCTTCGCTCTCTGTACTTTAGATGGTGAGTCATGACTGGAGGTAATGAAAGAGAgttcaaacattatatataaCACAGGAAAAGACCATACATCATGTCATAGGGTCCATACATCATGTTTACTCCTCTGGTAAAAACCCAAGATGTGAAAGCACTTTTTATACGATCACTCATAAAACTCAGTTATTTGTGCAACGCGATAAAAGTCAGATTAGCATGTTATACATGAACTGGGAGTTCTCTAAGTACGACAGGTAGAGCATTAAACCCACAGCTTTGGTCTGTGGGTGTTTGCTGATGTGGAGGATCCTCCTGCAGACGCAGATAACTGTCAGCAGCTGGAGAGTCCATCAATATTTCAAGAAGAGTGGatcggggaggggggggggggggattatccTCATCGCTGCCAGCAGCATTTATACAATCTTTCCTCTGCTGACTCCCCcaagggccaacatacagaaaataaatggtTTTACCAAACTGGAGTTTACATAATTTTAAAGGAGGATATTGGTGGCTgtatttcaaatgtgttgacagtAATATAATGTCAGGGATTATTTACCACAGTCTGAAGGTGTCATAAATCCTGGACAACTGATCTTTATTCTTGTCTGTCCGTCTCTCGTTGCCTTCACCTGTCAAAGGAACCCTGAAGCTGATGGACAGCTCGGAGCAGCTGCTGTGGTCGGTGCAGGTGGATCATCAGCTCTTCGCTCTGCAGAAGCTCGACGTCACTgtgagtttagtttttttttttttttttttatgtaaagattcaacataatgtttattttaataatagagATCAGTAAAAAATGTTCCACTTAATTGAAGACCAacatgtgcacatgtttgtTTGGCTCCAGGGTGACGgcagagaggaggtggtggCGTGTGCCTGGGACGGTCAGACCTACATCATCGACCACAATCGCTCAGTCGTCCGGTTCCAGTTCGATGAGAATGTCAATGCCTTCTGTGCTGGTGAGACACAGATGATCTTTTTTTATCAGATCAAATTTTTGTAAGTGCATGCCTGTAGTTTCGAATAAGGGATCCCAACCTATTTTAACAAtgataatatacatttaaaggCATGTTCCCTCATCATGTAAGTTAAGGTTCAGTTACAAAATATGTCCTTCCTCCCAACACACAAGTGAACCTGGATAgaagagataaagagaagaaggaaagagggactgagagaaaagagggggatgagtataaagagaggaagagaatcaAAACCGAAGGAAAAAGGAAGGACCCTGATACGTCTCCTTCAGACACCACAAAAGATTTGAATTTATATCATCGTTATTTTCGTCAAATCATTTTGTTTAATGTTCAGAAACTCGTGACTCTTCTGTGGTGAAGGGTTTGTCCAGAATGTCAAGAATCTCATGTCGCCAGTAGGTGGCAACATGGAGTTACAGATCCACCCTCTCTTACACtacccctcctctctccacctctcctctctcctctcaaatCGTTCTGCAGTGTCACAGTTTATCTCAGAGAGCTAATGGGACATGCACAGCAGTAAATGGATTAAAGAGACCAGACCATGTTTGATCTGGCTGAATCCActgagatatgtgtgtgtgtgtgtgaacagtatGTGGATGAAAACGGTCCACACATTAGatcagtttctgtttgtgtgggaGCTGACTCCAGCACAGAAACATATATTAGTAACCAGGCAGCGAAGGGCTGCTGATGTGTTCATTGTGATTCACAGACGCTGATCACATTGCTGCTTGAGTAAAGGCTGTGTGTAGTATACATAAATTCCGTGtttatgtttctttgtgtgttggttgcAGGTCAGTACACGTGTAAGGAAGGTAAAAACAGCCCCTGCCTCGTGTACGTGAGCTTCAACAACAAGATCTACATCTACTGGAAGGTGGAGCTGGAGCGTATGGAGTCCACTAACCTGCTGCGGGTGCTCGAGGAGAAACCGGAGTTTAAACAGCACATGAAGGCGCTGGGAGTCGGTGAGTACGCAACTCAGTCATTAATTAGCCGATCCCATCCAATCCCATTGGCTATATAGTTAATTATGGCTTCTAGGGACAcagccaatattttggggcttctggTGTCGACAGGGTAGAACCTCAGTGACGTTGCATTTTCATATGTCCTCTCTCATACATAGTTTGAACTCTGGAGCAAAACGTAAGACGCAGGTCTGTTCACAACTGCAAGAATAgtagaaaacaaacaggaattgATTGCATGCAACTGAAGGAAATCATAATGTACGTATACAGGAAGAGGCCGGGGAGGAAATAGATCAAGGGAGCCTCTACTTCAAAGCGTTGCACTCTGCATTCAATTCTATATAAATCCATAGCAAGTCGCTGAACTGAGCTGAGGAGACAGAAGTATTTTTAGAGGATCTTTAAATCCACAGGCGCACAGAACACAGAAGCCTCTGGTTCTTCTCTGCTTTTCATCTTTTGTCCTCTTCATCAAAGCATTGTCTCTGCAGTCCAAACACGAACCTCCTgacaaacacaatgtttaaCCAAGACAAATACTTTGGGTTAATGATTGCGATTGCACACaaaggtttttcttttacttcctCTTATTTTCCTCTGTTGATGCTCTTTTGTAGTAGAACATTAATCTCACGTCTGTCCTTGTGCGTTTTGAGTCTTCATGCATGTCACAAATATTTCACAGGAGCAAGAAGGGCTGATTAAATTGCTAATTTGTCGTTGTGCCTTTTTTCCGGTCTGCATGGATGAGCAGACAGTCGAGCACTTCATGTCCAAAAAGCACGAGAGGAAAGCTACttagggaagaggaggaaaaaagatgatgacacacaatcacatgatTAGCAGGGTTGCTGGGGCGTTACGAATGAGGATGAAAATGCAGGTTTCAgcagatttatatatttttttgctgtGTGGTAGTGGGGTTAGCGTAGCTTCCTGCTCCCTCGGTTAATTATTCAAATTCTGggcctgttgtgtttctttggaCTATGATTTCACAGGCGTGTTATCTAACCCACCGTGGAAA encodes:
- the itfg2 gene encoding KICSTOR complex protein ITFG2; translation: MRSLNYVQRVSLDFTGTLFPHAICLGDADNDSLNELVVGDTSGKLLVYKNDDPKPWVTRSCVGMLTCVAVGDVCNKGKNLVVAVGAEGWFHLFDLTAAAANKSDSSSQHDSLCSDDQRPFFTQHIPANTKVILIRDIDGDGRNELVVGYTDRVVRAFRWEEPSEGSDLGTSQLVLLKKWLLEGQVDSLSVNPGPEGLPELMVSQPGCGYAILLCSWTQQDSSSSGDDASSTPGSEGPSRDIVLHLTTGRIHNKNVSTHLIGSISKGSKEESSKCGLFALCTLDGTLKLMDSSEQLLWSVQVDHQLFALQKLDVTGDGREEVVACAWDGQTYIIDHNRSVVRFQFDENVNAFCAGQYTCKEGKNSPCLVYVSFNNKIYIYWKVELERMESTNLLRVLEEKPEFKQHMKALGVDTEDPAAVRALVADILYKDSKT